Sequence from the Enhydrobacter sp. genome:
CGCCACCTTCCAGTCGGCCACGGCGGCGGCGCAGACGGCGATGTCGATCGTCCCCACGGCCTGACATGCCGACAGCATCTGGTCGGCCGAGTCGACATGAACGGTCGTCATGCCGACGGGATCGACGAGCGCGACCGGCCCGCTCACCAACGTCACTTCGGCGCCCAGTCGAGCGAGCGCCGCCGCGATCGCATGCCCCTGCTTGCCGGAGGAATGGTTGGAGATGTAGCGCACCGGATCGATCGCCTCGCGGGTCGGACCCGAAGTGACGACGGCGCGACGGCCGGCCAGCGGCCGCCCGGCCGTGAGGATGGCTTCAGCGGCGGCAACGATCTCTTGCGGCTCAGACATGCGGCCTGGACCGTGTTCGTTGCAGGCCATTGCGCCGTCGTTGGGTCCGACGAAATGCACGCCGCGCTTCCTGAGGGTCTCGACGTTGGCGGCGGTCGCCGCATGGGTCCACATGCGCACGTTCATAGCAGGTGCCGCCAGCACCGGCTTGTCGGTGGCAAGCAGGACGGTCGCAGCAAGGTCGTCGGCCAATCCCCCCGCCATGCGGGCGAGGATGTTGGCGGTCGCCGGCGCCACGACCAGCAGATCGGCATCGCGCGACAACTGGATGTGGCCCATCTCGCTCTCGTCGGTGAGCGAGAACATGTCGCTGTACACCCTGTCCTCGCTGAGCGCCTGTAGCGACAGCGGCGTCACAAATCGAGCACCCGCCTCGGTGAGCACGCAGCGGACCGACGCGCCGCGCTCACGCAGCCGCCGGATCAGCTCGAGCGACTTGAAAGCCGCGATGCCGCCCGCGACGACCAGCAGGATGCGCTTGCCGTGCAACATGACGTTTAGAGTATCACAAGACCCGGCTGGCGAAAGTGTAGACGCCGGTCAGCAACAGGGCCCAGAACACGGCCTGCCGGAACTGTTCGACCGAGAGCCTGAGGCGTACCCACTGGCCGAGCCACATGCCGGCAAGAGCCGGAACGACGGCGCCGGCCGAAACGATCGCGCGCGCACCATCCAGCAAACCAAAGGTCAACAGCGACACAGTGAGGGTGAGCGAAGTCGCGCACAGCACCACGCCCAGGGTCTGAACCAGCTCGCTCGGCTTGACGTCGAGACCCTGCAGGTAGGGCATGAGCGGAATGATGGGCACGCCGACGAGTCCTGCAACAAAGCCGGACACCGTTCCGATCACGGGGGCCAAGGGCTTTTCGAGATCGGCATGGATATGCAGGCGGATACGCAGCAAACCCAAGCCGCCATAGACGATCAGCACGATGGCCAGCACCAGGAACGCCCAATTCGGTCCGCGCTGCCCGACCAGCCACATCGTGGCATAGAGCGACAGCGCGAGTGACAGGATGAGTGGCCACTGCCGACGCAGGATCCGCGTGAAGTTCCCGCCGACCGCGGCCTGCCAGACATTGGTGATGATGGTCGGCAGCGCGATCAGCGCCACCGCCTCGGTGAGCGGCAGCACGAGCGTCGTCAGCGCGATGACGATGGTCGGCAGGCCAAGCCCAACCAGCCCCTTGACCGTGCCCGCCAGCAAGAACACCGCGAGGCCGAAGACGATGTCGCCGGTCGGCACAGTCGATCAGTCCAGCAGGGCGATCGCCGCGACCGCCAGCGCGGCCACAGCCACGACCTCAGCAAGGCCGATGCGCGACCGGTAACGGGATATCGAGGGCGGCAGCTCGGCGGCCTGCCGATCGACGCGACGGCGCTCGGCCTCGAGCACCCTCTCCAGATTGTCGAGCGCGCGCGGCAGGCGGCGCAGTGCCTCGGCGAGCTCGCCTGCAGCGCGCGCGGCGGTCGCGCGCGGCCCGAAGTGGCTCTGCATCCATTCCTCGATCAGCGGCCGCGCGAGTTCCCAGATGTTGACGCCGGGATTGAGCCGCGTGCCCATTCCTTCGGCCATCAGCATGGTCTTCTGCAGCAACAGGAGCTGAGGCTGCACCGGCATCTCGAACTGTTCGGTGACACGCAGCAGGTGGGCCAGCAGGCGGGCGATCGAAATCTCGTGGCTCGGCTTGCCGAAGATCGGCTCGCCGATCGAGCGGCAGGCCTGGGCGAAGACCTCGAGCGACTGGCCGGCCGGCACATAGCCGGCGCGGAATTGCACCTCGGCGACGGCACGATAGTCGCGGCTCAGGAAGGCGACGAGGAGTTCGGCAAGATAGCCGCGCGTGGCTTCGTCGACCCGGCCCATGATGCCGAAATCGACCGGCACGATGCTGCCGTTGCGATCGACGAACGCGTTGCCGCCATGCATGTCGGCGTGGAAGAAGCCATCCCGGAATACCTGATAGAAGAACGCTTCGGCGCACTTTTTCATGATGGCGTCGGGGTCGTGCCCGGCGGACACGATGGCGTCGCGGTCGCCGATCGGGATGCCCTCCACGCGCTCGAGCGTCATGACGCGTTCGGCCGTGCGATCCCAATCGATGGCAGGCGCACGATAGCCCGGGTCGTCGGCGAAGTTTTCGCCGAGCTCCTCGGCCGCTGCGGCCTCCATGCGCAAATCCATCTCGATGCGCACGATGTCGGCGAAAGCACGCACCGCCTCCACCGGCTTCAGCCGGCGAAACCGCGGCTGCGTGCGCTCGACCAACTCGGCCACCCAGTAGAAGAGATCGAGGTCGCGCTCGAAGGCCCGTTCGATGCCAGGCCGAAGTACCTTGACCGCGACCTCACGGCCGTCGGTCGTGGTCGCGAAATGCACCTGGGCGATCGAGGCGGCCGCCACCGGCTCGTCCTCGAAACGTGCAAACAGCACATCGATCGGACGGCCAAGCTCGCTCTCGATGGTGTGGCGCGCGGCTGCACCCGGGAACGCCGGAAGGTGATCCTGCAGCCGCGCGAGATCGGCGGCGACGGCCTCGCTCAGAAGATCGGCGCGCGTCGAGAGAGCCTGGCCGAGCTTGATGAAACTCGGCCCCATCTCCTGCAGCGCGGCCGCGAGCCGCTCTCCTGGGCGCCGCCGGTCGCGCCGCGCGCGGAACAGCCGCGCCCATGCGATCAGAGCCGGCGCAATGCCCAGCGTCTCGAGGGGAAACAGCGCGTCGTGGCGGGCAAAGCTTCGCGCCACCCGCAGGAGGCGCCAGCTGTTGCGGAGGGCTCTGAACATCTAGACACGCCAGCCGCTGTGCAGCGCGACGACGCCCAGGGTCATGTTGCGCCAGCGTACGTTGACGAAGCCGGCACGACGCATGCGATCGGCCAGCTGACGCTGGGACGGAAAGCGACGGATGCTTTCATGAAGATAGCGGTAGGAGTCGGCATCGCGCGCGACCAGACGCCCCAGCAGCGGCAAGGCGCGTTCCGAGTAGGCGTCATAGAGTCGGCCGATCGGCGCCGACGTCACCTTGCTGAACTCGAGGCAGAAGAACCGCCCCCCGGGCCTCAGCACCCGCCAGGCCTCCGCTAGCGCCTTGTCGATGTCGGTGACGTTGCGCAGGCCGAAGGCGATCGTGTAGCCGTCGAACGACCGGTCCGGAAACGGCAGGTTTTCGGCGTTGCCGGTCGCCCAGGTCAAGCCGTTGAGCACGCCGCGATCGATGGCACGATCGCGCCCGACCTTCAGCATGGCGGCATTGATGTCGCAAACCGTCACGTCGGGCCGGTCGCCCTGCCGCGCCAGGAGCCGCAAGGCGATGTCGCCGGTACCACCCGCGACATCGAGCAGCCGCTCGCCGGGCCGGGGATGGGCGACGTCGACCAGGGCGTTCTTCCAGAGCCGATGGACCCCACCGGACATCAGGTCGTTCATCAGGTCGTAGCGCGGCGCGACCGACTCGAAGACGCGACGCACCAGTCCCGCCTTCTCGACGGCCGGAACGTCGCGATAGCCGAAGGAGGCCCGGTTTGCGCTAGGATCGGCCGGGTCGGACGGGGCGGGTTCCATGGGGCCGCCAACCTAGAGGAATCGCCATGCTGCTGAAAGACCGGGTGATACTGATCACGAATGTCGAGAAGTTCGCCGGCCACGGCACGACCCAGGTCGCCATCGGCCAGGGAGCGACGATCGTCGCCCACGACCCGTCGTTCGAGGCGCCCAGCGCGCGGCGCAAGTACGAG
This genomic interval carries:
- the coaBC gene encoding bifunctional phosphopantothenoylcysteine decarboxylase/phosphopantothenate--cysteine ligase CoaBC, giving the protein MLHGKRILLVVAGGIAAFKSLELIRRLRERGASVRCVLTEAGARFVTPLSLQALSEDRVYSDMFSLTDESEMGHIQLSRDADLLVVAPATANILARMAGGLADDLAATVLLATDKPVLAAPAMNVRMWTHAATAANVETLRKRGVHFVGPNDGAMACNEHGPGRMSEPQEIVAAAEAILTAGRPLAGRRAVVTSGPTREAIDPVRYISNHSSGKQGHAIAAALARLGAEVTLVSGPVALVDPVGMTTVHVDSADQMLSACQAVGTIDIAVCAAAVADWKVAQPAMGKIKKKPGASPPMVTLAPNPDILATLARPGVGRPTLVVGFAAETENLIANAVDKRKRKGCDWIIANDVSPMTGTFGGERNTVHLISAQGVEDWPTLTKDEVAARLAERIARYLSRPRPAQAAE
- the ubiB gene encoding 2-polyprenylphenol 6-hydroxylase: MFRALRNSWRLLRVARSFARHDALFPLETLGIAPALIAWARLFRARRDRRRPGERLAAALQEMGPSFIKLGQALSTRADLLSEAVAADLARLQDHLPAFPGAAARHTIESELGRPIDVLFARFEDEPVAAASIAQVHFATTTDGREVAVKVLRPGIERAFERDLDLFYWVAELVERTQPRFRRLKPVEAVRAFADIVRIEMDLRMEAAAAEELGENFADDPGYRAPAIDWDRTAERVMTLERVEGIPIGDRDAIVSAGHDPDAIMKKCAEAFFYQVFRDGFFHADMHGGNAFVDRNGSIVPVDFGIMGRVDEATRGYLAELLVAFLSRDYRAVAEVQFRAGYVPAGQSLEVFAQACRSIGEPIFGKPSHEISIARLLAHLLRVTEQFEMPVQPQLLLLQKTMLMAEGMGTRLNPGVNIWELARPLIEEWMQSHFGPRATAARAAGELAEALRRLPRALDNLERVLEAERRRVDRQAAELPPSISRYRSRIGLAEVVAVAALAVAAIALLD
- the ubiE gene encoding bifunctional demethylmenaquinone methyltransferase/2-methoxy-6-polyprenyl-1,4-benzoquinol methylase UbiE, with amino-acid sequence MEPAPSDPADPSANRASFGYRDVPAVEKAGLVRRVFESVAPRYDLMNDLMSGGVHRLWKNALVDVAHPRPGERLLDVAGGTGDIALRLLARQGDRPDVTVCDINAAMLKVGRDRAIDRGVLNGLTWATGNAENLPFPDRSFDGYTIAFGLRNVTDIDKALAEAWRVLRPGGRFFCLEFSKVTSAPIGRLYDAYSERALPLLGRLVARDADSYRYLHESIRRFPSQRQLADRMRRAGFVNVRWRNMTLGVVALHSGWRV
- a CDS encoding sulfite exporter TauE/SafE family protein; amino-acid sequence: MPTGDIVFGLAVFLLAGTVKGLVGLGLPTIVIALTTLVLPLTEAVALIALPTIITNVWQAAVGGNFTRILRRQWPLILSLALSLYATMWLVGQRGPNWAFLVLAIVLIVYGGLGLLRIRLHIHADLEKPLAPVIGTVSGFVAGLVGVPIIPLMPYLQGLDVKPSELVQTLGVVLCATSLTLTVSLLTFGLLDGARAIVSAGAVVPALAGMWLGQWVRLRLSVEQFRQAVFWALLLTGVYTFASRVL